A window of Lysobacter terrestris contains these coding sequences:
- a CDS encoding type II toxin-antitoxin system VapC family toxin: MSGTTIAIDASVLIDLLADGPQADAAEACLRQSLSNGPVVICDVALAEVCSALHDGAEALAVLEEMSIRFSSIESKSALRAGEMQRRYRQRGGAQARTLPDFLVGAHALLQCDGLITRDDAFYKQYFKGLKLIVPTA; this comes from the coding sequence GTGAGCGGCACCACGATCGCCATCGACGCCTCGGTGCTGATCGACCTGCTGGCCGACGGCCCGCAGGCCGACGCCGCCGAAGCGTGCCTGCGCCAATCCCTGAGCAACGGCCCCGTAGTGATCTGCGATGTCGCCCTGGCCGAAGTCTGCAGCGCGCTGCATGACGGCGCCGAGGCGTTGGCGGTGCTGGAGGAAATGAGCATCCGCTTCAGTTCCATCGAATCCAAGTCGGCGCTGCGCGCGGGTGAGATGCAGCGCCGTTACCGCCAGCGGGGCGGGGCACAGGCGCGGACGCTGCCGGACTTCCTGGTCGGTGCGCACGCACTGCTGCAGTGCGACGGCCTGATTACCCGCGACGACGCCTTCTACAAACAGTATTTCAAGGGACTCAAGCTGATCGTTCCGACTGCTTGA
- a CDS encoding AbrB/MazE/SpoVT family DNA-binding domain-containing protein — MEATVAERGQITLPKAVRDALGLTKGTLLKVELEGNRIVLRKSVDDAVSRARGRFRLDGFDSTDQAMRAIRAPGEPGQPEEPGEA, encoded by the coding sequence ATGGAAGCCACCGTCGCCGAACGAGGGCAGATCACCCTGCCCAAGGCAGTGCGTGACGCGCTGGGCCTGACCAAGGGCACGCTGCTCAAGGTGGAACTGGAAGGCAACCGCATCGTCCTGCGCAAGAGCGTGGACGACGCCGTGTCCCGCGCACGCGGCCGCTTCAGGCTCGATGGCTTCGACTCCACCGACCAGGCGATGCGGGCGATCCGCGCGCCGGGCGAACCGGGCCAACCCGAAGAACCGGGTGAGGCGTGA